The Candidatus Methylomirabilota bacterium genome includes the window CCAGCCTGCGGGGCGGCGGCGCCCCGCGACAGACGGTAACCCTCGCGAACGCGTTTGCCGCACGGGGCCATGTTGTCCACCTCGTGGTCATCCAATCCGAAGGCTCACTGAGGCGGGCAGTCTCGCCTCATGTACGACTGGTGGCGCTCGACTCCCGACTGCTTCGCCTTCCGCTGGTCCGCAGCAATCGCCGCCTTCAGGTCGTAGCCAGTGTGTCCTCGTTGATCCGGTATCTGCGCCATGAGTGTCCCGATGTTCTGCTTGCCGCCGCCAGCCATGTTCATCGTGCCGCAGTATGGGCGCGCTGCCTGGCGCGTACGCATACCCGTCTTGTGCTGCGAGTCAGCAATCATCTGTCGCGCTCGGCGTGGAACACCAAAAGGTGGCCGCGACCGCTGTTACCGATATTGGCCAGGCTGTTGTATCCATGGGCCGATGGGTTCATCGCCAATTCGGAGGGTATCGCGCACGATTTGTCGCGTGTCGTCGGGATCCCTCGTGAGCGGATCGTTGTTATCCCGAACCCGGTCGTGACGCCTGAGCTTGAGCAGCAGGCGCGAGTTCCCCTCGACCATCCCTGGTTCCGGACCGGCCAGCCGCTTGTAGTGCTCGGCGTCGGACGCCTGACTACTGCGAAAGACTTTCCTACACTGCTTCATGCCTTTGCGAAGGTGCGTGCGAGGCGCCCGGTCCGACTGATGATCCTTGGTGAAGGGAAGGCCCGTACACGGCTTGCCGCCCTCGCCGAACAACTTGGAATAGCCTCCGACCTTGCGTTGCCGGGTTGGTTGGACAATCCGTATCCTTATATGGCGCATAGTGCTGTGTTCGCGCTCTCATCTGCCTGGGAGGGATTACCGAACGCGCTTATCGAGGCCATGGCCTGCGGCTGTCCGGTGGTGAGTACGGATTGTCCCGCCGGCCCGGCGGAGATTCTGGAGGGTGGTGTGTATGGACCCCTTGTGCCTGTCGGTGATGCCGCGGCCTTGGCGGCGGCTATTAAGTCGGTATTGGATAGCCCGCCTGATCGCGAGCGGTTGCGAGCGCGAGCGGGCCACTACCGCGTTGATCACGCGGCGGAACGGTATCTCGAGGTACTGCTTGGTGTGACCGAAACCCCTCGGTCTCACGAACCTGTAGAAGGGGCGGCGAGACCCAAGGTCGGGGGCTCACCGACCGGGAACGCCACATCGGTACGTTCGCAGCCCGCAGCGCCCGTCGGCGCCCTTCGCTCGTAAGGTGTCGACATGCGTATCGGTTTCCTCTTCAATCACTATTCGCCGCATCAGATGCCGCACGCGGCGCCCTACGCCTTTGAGCTCTCGCGCCGGCACCCGGAATTCGAGGTCATCATTGTCACCTCGACCGAGGTCGAGGTTGAGATGGCCAGGTCGATCGGCGCACTTTATCCGGGGCATCGCTGCATGCTCCTCCGACTCTATCCGGCCTGGTGGTATCGGCTGATCGATCCGCTTGTGTCCTTGTTTGTATTCGGCCGCAAGACCCGCATCCTTAGAGACAATCTTGGCTTCTTCCGTAGTCTGGATGCCTTGGTATCGCCGGAACGACATTGTCGGCGACTGCACACGGTGTACGGGCTAAAGGATCTGACGCTCATCCACACGCGGCATGGCGCCGGCGACCGCGAAGGGACACGAGATGAGGAGGTCGCGCTGTTCGATTTCGTGCTGTTGCCCGGACAGAAAAACGTCGACCGGTTGACCGCGATCGGGTGTCTGAAAGCGGGGCGTTACGCCGTAACCGGATACCCGAAGTTCGAGGTGATTCGCGCCTGGGGTCGCGGACGGCGGCGGTTGTTCGATAATCCCAATCCGACGGTCGTCTACAATCCGCACTTTTACCAGCCTCTCTCCTCGTGGACCAGAATGGGACATGCGGTCCTCGACTTCTTTGTGGCCAATCCGCACTACAACCTGATATTCGCGCCGCACGCGGTGTTGTTTGAGCGCCGCTGGCGCCACCACGCCTCACTGTTCCCCCGATACAAAGGAGTCCCGAATATCCTCATCGATACGGACAGCCCGGCCTTATCGGATATGACCTATACGCACGCCGCCGACATCTATCTGGGAGACGTGAGCAGCCAGATCTACGAGTTTCTCCTCGAACCGAGACCTTGTATCTTTCTGAACGCCCATAAGGTCGCGTGGCAGGACAATCCGCACTACGCCCATTGGCGCTTCGGACAGGTGATCGATGACGTGCCCCGCGATCTTGGCCCGGCGCTGGCGGCCGCTTCAGAAACCCATCCGCAATTTCTGCCGGTACAACTGGCAGGGTTCGCCTATACTTTCCATGACGAGTCCGGAAGCACCGCGGCCGAGCGCGGCGCCGATGCTATTGCCAGGTTTTTGGTGACCGATTCACAGACCCACAAGACCCTCGCTGCCGTCTGACCGACCCGCTGCGGACCCATAGCAGACATTAGCGCCTCGTCAACATACGGCTGATGCGGCGACTCACATTCATGACTATCCCCCCGGATTATTGCCAAGAATTGCCGATATTACGCTATAATGTAGTATTTGTGATTCACTTCTTTGGGTAAGGTAGCCGGTGCGGAACAACCGTCGGACGGGTGGTACGGCGATGATACGCTCGCGACGACGGCGCTGCAAAGCCGGCCCCGAGGGCTTGTGCGTCAGTCGCGTGTACGTCTGACAGCTACGTGTTGCTATGCGGTTCTTGATTACCATCATTCGGAAATATCCCCGACGGAGCACGATCACGCTGATCTGCCTCCTGTTTGCCAGCATTGCGGAGGGGGTCGGACTCCTCATGCTGCTCCCCGTGCTCAGCATGGCGACCGACAACCAGCCCGCGGCCGGTTCCCATCTGTTCGGAGCGCAGCAGATGCTGACGCAGGCGCTCTCAGCCGTAGGACTGAAACCAACCGTCGGCACACTGCTGATCCTCATCGTCCTCTGTATATCGGTCAAGGCAGCATTTGCTCTCTTGGCCAAGACCCAAGTGGGCTACACTGTGACGCACGTGGCCACCGATCTACGGCTCACCCTCTTGCGAACCCTGTTGGCTGCCCGGTGGGAGTATTACGTACGTCAACCGATCGGGAGCCTCGCCAACGCCGTAGGAACCGAGGCGATGCGGGCGTCTATGGCGTATTTCGAGGGTGCCAAGGCCATTACCTTACTCATTGAAGCCGTTGTATATGCAGGTGTGGCCCTCGTCGTGGCCCGTCAG containing:
- a CDS encoding glycosyl transferase, whose translation is MAGYASERPCEVLGSGARPFTKAVIALFVASLRGGGAPRQTVTLANAFAARGHVVHLVVIQSEGSLRRAVSPHVRLVALDSRLLRLPLVRSNRRLQVVASVSSLIRYLRHECPDVLLAAASHVHRAAVWARCLARTHTRLVLRVSNHLSRSAWNTKRWPRPLLPILARLLYPWADGFIANSEGIAHDLSRVVGIPRERIVVIPNPVVTPELEQQARVPLDHPWFRTGQPLVVLGVGRLTTAKDFPTLLHAFAKVRARRPVRLMILGEGKARTRLAALAEQLGIASDLALPGWLDNPYPYMAHSAVFALSSAWEGLPNALIEAMACGCPVVSTDCPAGPAEILEGGVYGPLVPVGDAAALAAAIKSVLDSPPDRERLRARAGHYRVDHAAERYLEVLLGVTETPRSHEPVEGAARPKVGGSPTGNATSVRSQPAAPVGALRS